One Thermodesulfobacteriota bacterium genomic region harbors:
- the thrC gene encoding threonine synthase, whose product MSFVKGLKCKECGEEYPKEPLHVCEICFGPLEASYDYDGIKKVLSRDVIEQRDRSIWRYKELLPIDEEPTVGLKVGFTPLIKAENLGRVLGVNEIYVKNDAVCYPTLSFKDRVVSVALSKAKEFGFKTAACASTGNLANAVASLTVSGGLESFIFIPYNLEQAKIIGTTVYGANLIGIKGTYDDVNRLCSEVAGKFGWAFVNINMRPYYAEGSKSFAFEMMEQLGWRTPKHVVVPMASGSLLTKVWKAIKEFETLGLVEANGTKIYGAQATGCSPITTALKNDWEIFKPVKPDTIAKSLAIGTPADGFYAMCVMRESGGWGEDVTDEEIIDGIRLLAETEGIFTETAGGVTMAVTKKLISQGVIPKNESIVVSITGNGLKTQEAIADRVSQPLIIDARLEEFEDLYLKIKEQEDKGGMKDALCSHSHTA is encoded by the coding sequence ATGAGTTTCGTCAAGGGACTAAAGTGCAAGGAGTGCGGGGAAGAATACCCTAAGGAGCCCCTTCACGTTTGCGAAATATGCTTCGGGCCGCTCGAAGCCTCCTACGATTACGACGGGATTAAGAAAGTACTTTCGAGGGATGTAATCGAGCAGAGGGACAGGAGCATCTGGAGGTATAAGGAGCTCCTGCCGATAGACGAAGAGCCTACCGTGGGACTAAAAGTGGGTTTCACCCCGCTCATCAAGGCCGAAAACCTCGGGCGTGTGCTCGGCGTAAATGAGATTTACGTAAAAAACGACGCGGTTTGCTATCCCACGCTGTCATTTAAGGACAGGGTCGTATCGGTCGCGCTGTCGAAGGCCAAGGAGTTCGGGTTCAAGACGGCGGCATGCGCCTCGACCGGGAACCTCGCTAATGCCGTGGCGTCGCTCACCGTTTCGGGGGGCCTCGAAAGCTTCATATTCATACCCTATAACCTGGAACAGGCGAAGATAATCGGGACGACCGTTTACGGGGCGAACCTCATAGGCATCAAGGGCACTTACGACGACGTAAACAGGCTCTGCAGCGAGGTTGCGGGGAAGTTCGGATGGGCTTTCGTCAACATCAACATGAGACCCTATTACGCCGAGGGCTCGAAATCTTTCGCCTTCGAAATGATGGAGCAGCTCGGATGGCGCACTCCCAAACACGTGGTCGTTCCCATGGCGAGCGGGTCACTGCTGACCAAGGTCTGGAAGGCGATAAAGGAGTTCGAGACGCTCGGCCTCGTCGAGGCGAACGGCACGAAGATATACGGCGCCCAGGCTACCGGATGCTCCCCCATCACCACTGCGCTCAAGAACGACTGGGAGATATTCAAGCCGGTAAAGCCGGACACCATAGCCAAGTCGCTTGCAATCGGCACGCCGGCCGATGGGTTCTATGCGATGTGCGTGATGAGAGAGAGCGGAGGCTGGGGCGAGGACGTTACGGACGAAGAGATAATCGACGGCATCAGGCTCCTTGCCGAGACAGAAGGCATATTCACCGAAACGGCAGGCGGCGTGACTATGGCCGTCACGAAAAAGCTGATCTCGCAGGGAGTGATCCCGAAAAACGAGTCTATTGTCGTGTCTATAACCGGAAACGGGCTCAAGACCCAGGAGGCGATAGCCGACAGGGTTTCACAGCCACTGATAATCGACGCGAGACTCGAGGAATTTGAAGATCTGTATTTAAAAATTAAGGAACAAGAAGATAAAGGAGGTATGAAAGATGCCCTCTGTTCGCATTCCCACACCGCTTAG
- the hemB gene encoding porphobilinogen synthase, with amino-acid sequence MYFPAYRPRRLRKNERLREMIAETAISPGELVYPMFVTPGKGEKAEVSSMPGIYKQSADNIVKEALEAEKLGVNSILLFGIPEKKDETGSEGYDPNGVVQRAVRELKKKAKGLVVITDVCMCEYTSHGHCGIIKGGEVDNDETIEYLAKMALSHAEAGADMVAPSDMMDGRVGVIRDVLDENGFESLPIMAYSAKYASSFYGPFRDAAESPPQFGDRKGYQMDRRNVREAMREITLDIEEGADIIMIKPALSYLDVIRAAREEFDHPVAAYNVSGEYSMVKAAGRMGWIDESEVMMEILTSIKRAGADIIITYHALEAARILNRSRK; translated from the coding sequence ATGTACTTCCCCGCCTACCGTCCGAGAAGGTTAAGAAAAAACGAGCGTTTGAGAGAGATGATAGCCGAGACCGCTATATCTCCCGGGGAGCTCGTATACCCCATGTTCGTCACGCCGGGTAAGGGGGAAAAGGCTGAGGTAAGCTCGATGCCCGGAATTTACAAGCAGTCCGCGGACAATATCGTAAAGGAAGCGCTCGAGGCCGAGAAGCTGGGCGTGAATTCTATACTCCTTTTCGGCATACCGGAAAAGAAGGACGAGACGGGCTCCGAGGGGTACGACCCGAACGGCGTCGTACAGAGAGCCGTGAGGGAGCTCAAGAAGAAGGCGAAGGGACTCGTCGTTATCACGGACGTCTGCATGTGCGAATACACGAGCCACGGACACTGCGGGATAATCAAGGGCGGCGAGGTGGATAACGACGAGACTATAGAGTACCTGGCCAAGATGGCCCTCTCGCACGCCGAAGCGGGCGCAGACATGGTGGCCCCGTCCGATATGATGGACGGACGCGTGGGCGTGATAAGGGACGTGCTCGACGAGAACGGCTTCGAGAGCCTGCCGATTATGGCCTATTCCGCCAAGTACGCCTCTTCATTCTACGGCCCGTTCAGGGACGCCGCGGAGTCGCCTCCACAGTTCGGTGACAGGAAGGGTTACCAGATGGACCGCCGTAACGTGAGGGAGGCGATGAGGGAGATCACGCTCGACATAGAGGAAGGGGCCGACATAATTATGATAAAGCCCGCGCTCTCCTATCTCGACGTGATAAGGGCCGCGAGGGAGGAGTTCGACCACCCGGTCGCGGCTTATAACGTGAGCGGTGAGTATTCGATGGTCAAGGCTGCGGGACGCATGGGGTGGATCGACGAATCTGAGGTCATGATGGAGATACTCACCAGCATCAAGAGGGCCGGAGCCGATATCATAATCACTTATCACGCGCTTGAGGCCGCGAGGATTCTTAACCGGTCGCGGAAATAA
- a CDS encoding EamA family transporter, producing MTGAAWALLVAAVWGISPIFEKLSLVKTAPFTVMTIRFMFTTAIVVVISIFTGNFRDIKNVDGMSLLWICLGGLVGGIIGLLLYFVVLKQNLASHVVPLAASFPLFTTFYAYIFLKEQISAVRLAGIVLVVVGIALINWDRIVPD from the coding sequence ATGACAGGAGCAGCGTGGGCCTTGCTTGTAGCGGCCGTATGGGGCATATCGCCGATCTTCGAAAAGCTGAGCCTAGTAAAGACGGCGCCTTTTACCGTGATGACGATCAGGTTTATGTTCACTACCGCGATCGTGGTGGTTATATCCATATTTACGGGCAACTTCAGGGACATAAAGAACGTGGACGGCATGTCACTCCTCTGGATTTGCCTGGGAGGGCTTGTAGGCGGGATAATCGGGCTACTACTCTATTTCGTCGTCCTCAAGCAGAACCTCGCGAGCCACGTCGTGCCGCTCGCGGCCTCGTTCCCTCTTTTCACAACCTTCTACGCGTACATATTCCTCAAGGAGCAGATAAGCGCCGTCCGCCTCGCAGGCATTGTACTCGTGGTCGTCGGCATAGCGCTCATAAACTGGGATAGGATCGTGCCGGATTAG
- a CDS encoding DUF4177 domain-containing protein, whose translation MEYTSYKVVEVPLVTDEELEKVINRWVGEGWMLDGIHFAMRESSRRPSMAFVVFASNKNEAAKSRM comes from the coding sequence ATGGAATACACAAGCTACAAGGTAGTCGAAGTCCCGCTCGTCACGGACGAGGAGCTCGAGAAGGTAATCAACCGCTGGGTCGGCGAGGGCTGGATGTTGGACGGCATACACTTCGCCATGAGGGAATCATCGAGAAGGCCGTCCATGGCCTTCGTCGTCTTCGCCTCTAATAAAAACGAAGCGGCGAAGAGCCGCATGTGA
- the metH gene encoding methionine synthase: MNLKESESLKTLREILSKRIMFIDGAMGTMIQRHKPGESDFRGEIFKDHPKELKGNNDLLSLTRPDIVSGIHRSYLEAGADIIETNTFNANRISQSDYGLEDIVYELNKTAAALARKAADEFMSEHPGRRCFVAGALGPTTKSASISPDVSNPAARGVTFEELVQAYYEQLKGLVDGGIDIILAETTFDTLNLKAAIYGIYRYFDEHRLRLPLMLSVTITDASGRTLSGQTLEAFWNSVRHAKPMSVGINCALGAREMRPYIEELSRIADCYVSCYPNAGLPNPLSDTGYDQTPADTSSYLEDFAASGFINIVGGCCGTTPDHIRAIVEKAGKYPPRKIPVIPQATRLSGLEALDIGEGAPFIMVGERTNVTGSPRFAKLIKEDDFEGALEVAKQQVENGANVIDVNFDEALLDGEACMTRFMNLIASEPDIARVPVMIDSSKFSVIEAGLKCLQGKGIVNSISLKEGEEKFIEQARKVMRYGAAAVVMAFDEEGQAATKDDKVRICRRAYEILTKKVGMDPEDIIFDPNVLTVATGIDEHNSYALDFIEAVREIKASCPGAKTSGGISNISFSFRGNNVVREAMHSAFLYHAIDAGLDMAIVNAGMLEVYEEIDKDLLQKVEDVLLNRRPEATEILIEYAEKIKDTGKAREKEAETWREGSVEERLSHALVKGIDAYIEKDTEEARLKYSKPLDVIEGPLMDGMKVVGELFGEGKMFLPQVVKSARVMKKAVAYLEPFMEAEKQKAGGGKARGKFVIATVKGDVHDIGKNIVSVVLGCNNYEVFDLGVMVPCENILKKAREVDASIIGLSGLITPSLDEMVHNASEMERQGFRTPLLIGGATTSKAHTAIKIAPHYSGVVSHVQDASLVVGVCNDLLNPEKYGEFVKEQEKRHEELRTLHDRSKTKTGFLTLEKARARGFREDWKKAIIDTPEKLGIQVFDDIHLEYVIPFIDWSPFFWVWELKGQYPKILEHKKWGTQAKNLYGDAQKLLKRIISEKRFRPKAVLGFWPAGRIGDDVKVYSDTSRTKAIASFHFLRQQKDKGENEKYLCLADYVAPEESGREDYLGGFVVTAGEGVEQYSDYFKDKHDDYSAIMVQALGDRIAEALAEMMHKKARENWGYGKGEDLSYEDLIKEKYRGIRPAPGYPACPDHTEKETLFRLLDAEKNIGVRLTENYAIYPPSSVAGLYFAHPKAKYFHVGDIDRDQAEDYAKRKNMTLAEAEKWLRPNLGY; encoded by the coding sequence ATGAATCTAAAGGAATCCGAATCGCTTAAGACTCTCAGAGAGATCCTCTCGAAGCGCATAATGTTCATAGACGGCGCTATGGGCACAATGATACAGCGCCACAAGCCCGGGGAATCAGACTTCCGCGGAGAAATATTCAAAGACCACCCGAAGGAGCTCAAGGGAAATAACGACCTCCTCTCTCTCACGAGGCCGGACATCGTATCCGGCATTCACAGGAGCTATCTCGAAGCGGGCGCTGATATAATCGAGACTAATACGTTCAACGCGAACCGCATATCGCAGTCGGACTACGGGCTTGAAGACATCGTTTACGAATTGAACAAAACGGCGGCGGCTCTGGCGAGAAAGGCCGCCGACGAGTTCATGTCGGAACACCCGGGTAGGAGATGCTTCGTCGCGGGCGCATTAGGCCCTACGACCAAGTCGGCCTCTATCTCCCCCGACGTAAGCAACCCCGCCGCGAGGGGGGTCACGTTCGAGGAGCTGGTCCAGGCGTATTACGAGCAGCTCAAGGGACTCGTCGACGGGGGCATAGACATAATACTCGCCGAGACTACGTTCGACACTTTAAACCTCAAGGCCGCCATCTACGGGATATACAGGTACTTCGACGAGCACAGGTTGCGCCTTCCCCTTATGCTCTCGGTCACCATCACGGACGCCTCCGGAAGGACCCTCTCTGGGCAGACTCTCGAAGCCTTCTGGAACTCCGTCAGGCACGCGAAGCCTATGAGCGTCGGCATAAACTGCGCCCTCGGGGCCAGGGAGATGCGTCCATACATCGAAGAGTTGTCGAGGATAGCTGACTGCTACGTCAGCTGTTACCCGAACGCCGGGCTTCCAAATCCCCTGAGTGACACAGGGTATGACCAGACCCCGGCCGACACGTCGTCCTATCTGGAGGACTTCGCCGCGAGCGGTTTTATAAATATCGTAGGCGGCTGCTGCGGCACGACACCCGACCACATAAGAGCGATCGTAGAGAAGGCGGGGAAGTACCCGCCCCGCAAGATACCCGTAATTCCTCAAGCCACGCGCTTGAGCGGCCTCGAGGCGCTCGATATAGGGGAAGGCGCGCCTTTCATAATGGTAGGCGAAAGGACGAACGTGACCGGCTCCCCCCGGTTTGCGAAGCTCATCAAGGAAGACGATTTCGAGGGGGCGCTTGAAGTTGCGAAACAGCAGGTCGAGAACGGCGCCAACGTAATCGACGTCAACTTCGACGAGGCGCTCCTCGACGGAGAGGCCTGCATGACCCGCTTCATGAACCTCATAGCGTCTGAGCCCGACATAGCGCGCGTCCCCGTCATGATAGACAGCTCGAAGTTCTCCGTTATCGAGGCGGGTCTCAAGTGCTTGCAGGGAAAAGGGATAGTCAACTCCATAAGCCTCAAGGAAGGGGAGGAGAAGTTCATTGAGCAGGCGAGGAAGGTAATGCGATACGGCGCGGCCGCCGTCGTAATGGCGTTTGACGAGGAAGGACAGGCGGCGACCAAAGACGACAAGGTCAGGATATGCAGGCGGGCGTACGAGATACTGACAAAAAAAGTCGGAATGGACCCGGAGGACATAATATTCGATCCCAACGTGCTCACGGTCGCGACGGGCATAGACGAGCACAACAGCTACGCGCTCGATTTCATAGAAGCGGTGCGGGAGATAAAGGCCTCTTGCCCAGGTGCTAAGACGAGCGGAGGCATAAGCAACATATCGTTTTCATTCCGCGGCAACAACGTCGTGAGAGAGGCGATGCACAGCGCCTTCCTCTACCACGCAATCGACGCCGGCCTCGACATGGCTATTGTGAACGCCGGGATGCTCGAGGTGTACGAAGAAATAGACAAAGACCTGTTGCAAAAGGTGGAAGACGTCCTCCTCAACAGGAGGCCCGAGGCTACCGAAATACTCATAGAATACGCGGAGAAGATAAAGGACACGGGGAAGGCCAGGGAGAAAGAGGCCGAGACGTGGAGGGAGGGGTCGGTCGAGGAGAGGCTCTCCCACGCGCTCGTCAAGGGCATAGACGCTTACATTGAGAAAGACACCGAGGAAGCGCGCCTCAAATACTCAAAACCCCTCGACGTAATAGAAGGCCCCCTCATGGACGGCATGAAGGTAGTGGGCGAGCTTTTCGGAGAGGGGAAGATGTTCCTCCCACAAGTCGTAAAGAGCGCCCGCGTCATGAAAAAGGCGGTCGCGTACCTCGAGCCCTTTATGGAGGCCGAAAAACAGAAAGCCGGGGGCGGAAAGGCGAGGGGGAAATTCGTCATCGCGACCGTGAAGGGAGACGTCCACGACATAGGGAAAAACATAGTCTCCGTGGTACTGGGCTGCAATAACTACGAGGTCTTTGATTTAGGCGTAATGGTTCCCTGCGAGAATATTCTTAAAAAAGCCAGGGAAGTGGACGCGAGCATTATAGGACTGAGCGGCCTAATAACACCGTCACTCGACGAGATGGTGCACAACGCTTCAGAGATGGAGAGGCAGGGGTTCAGGACGCCGCTCCTTATCGGTGGAGCCACTACGAGCAAGGCCCACACGGCCATAAAAATAGCTCCCCATTACAGCGGGGTCGTGAGCCACGTGCAGGACGCCTCCCTCGTCGTAGGGGTGTGCAACGACCTGCTGAACCCGGAGAAATACGGCGAATTCGTGAAGGAGCAGGAGAAGAGACACGAAGAGCTGAGGACCCTCCACGACAGATCGAAGACAAAGACAGGGTTCCTTACTCTGGAAAAGGCGAGGGCGAGAGGGTTCAGGGAAGACTGGAAGAAAGCAATTATCGACACGCCCGAAAAACTCGGTATCCAGGTATTCGACGACATACACCTCGAATACGTAATACCCTTCATTGACTGGTCGCCTTTCTTCTGGGTATGGGAGCTCAAGGGACAATACCCGAAGATACTCGAGCACAAGAAATGGGGCACGCAGGCGAAGAACCTGTACGGCGACGCACAGAAACTCCTGAAACGCATCATCTCGGAAAAAAGGTTCAGGCCCAAAGCCGTGCTCGGGTTCTGGCCCGCGGGGAGGATAGGGGACGACGTCAAGGTGTATTCGGATACGAGCCGGACTAAGGCAATCGCCTCTTTCCATTTCCTCCGCCAGCAGAAGGACAAGGGGGAGAACGAGAAGTACCTGTGCCTTGCGGATTACGTAGCGCCCGAGGAATCGGGCCGCGAGGATTATCTGGGAGGGTTCGTCGTCACTGCGGGGGAGGGCGTCGAGCAGTACTCGGACTATTTCAAGGATAAGCACGACGACTACTCGGCGATAATGGTGCAGGCTCTGGGCGACAGGATAGCCGAGGCGCTCGCCGAGATGATGCACAAAAAGGCGCGCGAGAACTGGGGATACGGAAAAGGGGAGGACCTCTCGTACGAGGACCTGATAAAGGAAAAGTACAGAGGCATAAGACCCGCGCCCGGTTACCCCGCGTGCCCCGACCACACCGAGAAAGAGACGCTCTTTCGGCTCCTCGACGCCGAGAAGAACATAGGAGTAAGACTCACGGAGAACTACGCCATATACCCTCCGAGCTCGGTCGCGGGCCTGTATTTCGCTCACCCGAAGGCTAAGTATTTCCACGTGGGCGACATCGACAGGGACCAGGCGGAAGACTATGCGAAGCGGAAGAACATGACACTCGCCGAGGCGGAAAAGTGGCTGAGACCCAATCTCGGCTACTGA
- the dnaJ gene encoding molecular chaperone DnaJ yields MESIDYYEILQVERDSSGEEIKRSYKRLAFEFHPDRNAGNPEAEEKFKKINEAYQVLSDPNKRARYDSFGHISAEGIFTDIDFESGFSDIFGSLFEEVFSAGGAEKARRGRDLKYSLDLTFDEAIDGCERELKIPRRETCRDCRGSGAARGGEVICTSCGGRGELRYSQGLFAIKRACPACGGTGKRITKSCARCGGERYVLADHQVKVKVPAGISDGVRLRMRGEGDSGYLNGPSGDLYIEIHVEEHPLFRREEQDLYCTVPIEFVQAALGAEIEIPTPRGKSTIKIPAGTQPGQTFRLKGKGMPRLEGKGQGDLYIQVQVEVPVKLSKKQQLLLEEFARASEEENVPMVKRFVSKVQDIFNK; encoded by the coding sequence ATGGAAAGTATCGACTATTATGAGATTCTTCAGGTCGAGCGCGACTCGAGCGGTGAGGAAATAAAAAGATCCTATAAGAGACTCGCGTTCGAATTCCACCCCGACAGGAACGCGGGCAACCCGGAAGCCGAAGAGAAATTCAAAAAGATAAACGAAGCGTACCAGGTGCTGAGCGATCCCAACAAGAGGGCGCGCTATGACAGCTTCGGCCATATATCGGCCGAGGGCATTTTTACGGACATCGATTTCGAATCTGGTTTCAGCGACATATTCGGCAGCCTGTTCGAAGAGGTTTTCAGCGCTGGCGGAGCCGAAAAAGCCAGGAGGGGGAGGGACCTCAAATACTCACTCGACCTCACGTTCGATGAAGCCATAGACGGGTGCGAGAGAGAGCTCAAGATACCGAGGCGCGAGACGTGCCGCGACTGCCGGGGGAGCGGCGCCGCGAGGGGCGGCGAAGTCATCTGCACGAGCTGCGGAGGAAGGGGGGAGCTCAGATACTCCCAGGGACTATTCGCCATAAAGAGGGCGTGCCCCGCGTGCGGAGGGACCGGAAAGAGGATTACAAAGTCCTGTGCGCGGTGCGGGGGGGAGAGGTACGTCCTGGCCGACCACCAGGTTAAGGTGAAGGTGCCGGCCGGCATATCCGACGGAGTGAGGCTAAGGATGCGCGGCGAAGGAGACAGCGGTTATCTTAACGGGCCGAGCGGCGACCTCTACATCGAGATTCACGTCGAGGAGCATCCTCTATTCAGGAGAGAAGAGCAGGATCTCTACTGCACCGTGCCTATAGAGTTCGTCCAGGCCGCGCTGGGGGCGGAGATCGAGATACCGACGCCCAGGGGAAAAAGCACGATCAAGATACCGGCAGGCACTCAGCCGGGCCAGACCTTCAGGCTCAAGGGAAAGGGCATGCCGAGGCTCGAAGGCAAGGGACAGGGCGACCTTTACATACAGGTGCAGGTGGAGGTGCCCGTAAAGCTCAGCAAGAAGCAGCAGCTTTTGCTCGAAGAGTTCGCCAGGGCGAGTGAAGAGGAAAACGTACCCATGGTCAAGAGGTTCGTATCCAAGGTCCAGGATATCTTCAACAAGTGA
- a CDS encoding HAD-IA family hydrolase yields MKRQRIKTIFFDAADTLFYIKRGLGHTYAGVARKYGADPDPSAIKKAFSGAFRSAPPLAFGNVSAQERKSLEKEWWRAIVENVYSEIGMFDEFGPHFDELFEVFRGEAWTLFPETGEVLSYLKSEGYSLGIISNFDSRVYDVMKGLGIYEYFDVFVISSEAGHAKPSHGIFSLALERSGRGAREVIHIGDDLCNDFHGARALGIRALLLDRGGEYAGVRGMDRIESLSAIKSVLGKKA; encoded by the coding sequence ATGAAAAGGCAGAGAATAAAGACCATATTCTTCGACGCGGCCGATACGCTATTTTACATTAAGCGGGGACTCGGGCATACCTACGCCGGGGTCGCCAGGAAGTACGGCGCCGACCCCGACCCGTCGGCTATCAAGAAAGCCTTCTCCGGCGCGTTCAGGTCCGCCCCGCCGCTCGCTTTCGGAAACGTTTCTGCACAAGAGAGGAAGAGTCTAGAAAAGGAGTGGTGGAGGGCTATCGTCGAAAATGTCTATTCGGAGATAGGCATGTTCGACGAGTTCGGCCCCCACTTCGACGAGCTGTTCGAGGTATTCAGGGGAGAGGCTTGGACCCTCTTTCCAGAGACCGGGGAGGTACTATCGTATCTCAAGAGCGAAGGCTACAGCCTGGGGATAATTTCCAACTTCGATTCGAGGGTCTACGACGTAATGAAGGGGCTCGGCATCTACGAGTACTTCGACGTGTTCGTGATATCGAGCGAAGCGGGCCATGCCAAACCATCCCACGGTATTTTCTCTTTAGCGCTCGAGCGCTCGGGCAGGGGGGCCCGCGAGGTGATACACATAGGGGACGACCTATGCAACGACTTCCATGGGGCGAGGGCTCTCGGCATAAGGGCGCTCTTGCTTGACAGGGGAGGGGAATACGCGGGGGTGCGGGGAATGGACAGGATAGAAAGCCTGTCCGCGATCAAAAGCGTCCTCGGCAAAAAAGCCTGA
- a CDS encoding hydroxyacylglutathione hydrolase, with protein MDTFSGAGYGIARIRAPESDSNYNYVVWCGETSECAVIDPFDPVPVLNFIRDNGLRVKYIINTHCHPDHIKGNDPILKVTLAEILVHTLGRTMVSPRSRALNDGDTVRIGKLSLHVIHTPGHCPEHLILVMDGNVFTGDTLYLAGCGNLKHRGDGEELFKTMETKIRTLGDDLRIFPGHDYAEANLRFALDIEPGNKEAKKKLADIRKLVKKGKEPAPTTIGEEKTYNPFLRYDSPGITKELRKRNPSLGDSNASYFKELRKLRDEWK; from the coding sequence ATGGATACTTTCTCAGGAGCGGGATACGGCATAGCCAGGATAAGGGCGCCCGAAAGCGACAGCAATTACAACTATGTCGTCTGGTGCGGGGAGACTTCCGAATGCGCCGTCATAGACCCGTTCGACCCGGTGCCCGTTCTGAACTTCATCAGAGACAATGGCCTGCGCGTTAAATATATAATCAACACCCACTGCCACCCGGACCACATAAAGGGGAACGATCCGATTTTAAAAGTCACTCTCGCCGAGATTCTCGTCCATACGCTCGGTAGAACCATGGTCTCGCCGAGGTCGAGGGCTTTAAATGACGGGGATACCGTCCGTATAGGGAAGCTTAGCCTGCACGTGATTCACACGCCCGGACACTGCCCCGAGCACCTTATACTCGTCATGGACGGGAACGTATTTACCGGGGACACGCTTTACCTGGCAGGATGCGGTAATCTCAAGCACAGGGGAGACGGTGAAGAGCTATTCAAAACCATGGAGACGAAGATACGGACGCTCGGGGACGACCTCCGTATATTCCCGGGGCACGATTATGCGGAAGCGAACCTGAGGTTCGCGCTCGACATTGAGCCCGGCAACAAGGAAGCCAAAAAGAAGCTTGCCGATATAAGGAAGCTCGTGAAGAAAGGGAAAGAGCCCGCGCCGACCACTATAGGCGAGGAAAAGACGTACAACCCCTTTCTCCGCTATGATTCCCCCGGAATAACAAAAGAGCTCAGAAAGAGGAACCCGTCCCTCGGAGACTCCAATGCCTCTTATTTCAAGGAGCTCAGGAAGCTGAGGGACGAGTGGAAGTGA
- a CDS encoding MoaD/ThiS family protein, producing MPSVRIPTPLRKLTSEKDEVTISASSIAQLIEEMESQFPGIKNRLCDESGNVRRFINLYVNNEDIRFLNGKETALKEGDVVSIIPAIAGGFR from the coding sequence ATGCCCTCTGTTCGCATTCCCACACCGCTTAGGAAGCTGACTTCGGAAAAAGACGAGGTTACGATAAGCGCCTCGAGCATCGCACAGCTAATAGAAGAAATGGAAAGCCAGTTTCCCGGTATCAAGAACAGGCTCTGCGATGAATCCGGCAACGTCAGGAGATTCATAAACCTCTATGTCAACAACGAGGACATAAGGTTTTTAAACGGGAAGGAAACCGCCCTTAAGGAAGGGGATGTGGTTTCGATCATCCCCGCCATAGCCGGCGGGTTCCGATGA